A genomic segment from Arcobacter acticola encodes:
- a CDS encoding GreA/GreB family elongation factor, whose amino-acid sequence MKKDLITKNGFEKVVEEFKRLLKEKTYWVKEKEIAAQLGDRSENAEYIAAKEQIRNTDKRLRFLDKIINTSEVIDISQIPHNRVNFGSEIQVMNLDNDEVKTFIILGTHETNPNENKISNKSPLGRAFLGKKIDEEFEFKINDNFYEYQIISIKEYNFE is encoded by the coding sequence ATGAAAAAAGATTTAATTACAAAAAATGGTTTCGAAAAAGTTGTTGAAGAGTTTAAAAGATTACTAAAAGAAAAGACTTATTGGGTAAAAGAGAAAGAAATAGCAGCACAACTTGGTGATAGAAGTGAAAATGCTGAGTATATAGCTGCAAAAGAGCAAATACGAAATACAGATAAAAGACTTCGTTTTCTTGATAAAATTATAAATACAAGTGAAGTAATCGATATCTCACAAATCCCACACAATAGGGTGAATTTTGGCTCAGAGATACAAGTTATGAATTTAGATAACGATGAGGTAAAAACTTTTATAATATTAGGAACACACGAAACAAATCCAAATGAAAATAAAATATCAAATAAATCTCCCCTTGGAAGAGCTTTTTTAGGTAAAAAAATAGATGAAGAGTTTGAATTTAAAATAAATGATAATTTTTATGAATATCAAATAATTTCAATAAAAGAGTATAACTTTGAATGA
- a CDS encoding class I SAM-dependent methyltransferase, translating to MNIEKLKQIILDNLENKNEEFKRVFHGRGNSYSDFNYLVIDSINDILLATFFAQIEENIEKDLIKLLDEIYATKGFKSLIIQRRYLKENMNEAFRGKLPQSAIAIENALKYNINFFNQNIGIFPDMKKGREFIQDICKDKNVLNLFSYTCAFSVAAIKAGAFKVVNVDMSKSALTIGRENHRINNLDTKKVKFMPYDILKSWSRIKKEGPYDIIIIDPPSFQKGSFAATKDYEKIIKRLDELAANKCIVLSCLNAPELDSDFIKNIFSEFASDFEFEKRLENLDTFPAIESEKALKNLIFKRDK from the coding sequence ATAAATATAGAAAAATTAAAGCAGATTATTTTAGATAATCTTGAAAATAAAAATGAAGAGTTTAAAAGAGTTTTCCATGGACGAGGAAATTCTTACAGTGATTTTAACTATTTAGTAATTGATAGTATAAATGATATTTTATTAGCTACTTTTTTTGCACAAATTGAAGAGAATATTGAAAAAGATTTGATAAAACTCCTTGATGAAATTTATGCAACAAAAGGTTTTAAAAGCTTAATCATTCAAAGAAGATATTTAAAAGAAAATATGAATGAAGCTTTTAGGGGAAAACTACCTCAAAGTGCAATTGCCATCGAAAATGCCTTAAAATATAATATTAACTTTTTTAATCAAAATATTGGAATATTTCCTGATATGAAAAAAGGAAGAGAGTTTATCCAAGATATATGTAAAGATAAAAATGTACTAAATCTTTTTTCATATACTTGTGCTTTTAGTGTTGCTGCTATTAAAGCAGGGGCTTTTAAAGTTGTAAATGTAGATATGTCAAAATCTGCTTTAACTATAGGCAGAGAAAACCATCGTATAAATAATCTTGATACAAAAAAAGTAAAATTTATGCCCTATGATATTTTAAAATCATGGTCAAGAATCAAAAAAGAAGGTCCATATGATATTATCATTATAGATCCACCATCTTTTCAAAAGGGAAGTTTTGCTGCAACAAAAGATTATGAAAAAATCATAAAAAGATTAGATGAACTAGCGGCCAATAAATGTATAGTTTTATCATGTCTAAATGCTCCTGAACTTGACAGTGATTTTATAAAAAATATTTTTAGTGAGTTTGCAAGTGATTTTGAGTTTGAAAAGAGATTAGAAAATCTTGATACTTTTCCAGCAATTGAAAGTGAAAAAGCCCTTAAAAATCTAATTTTTAAAAGAGATAAATAG
- the sstT gene encoding serine/threonine transporter SstT: protein MESKNGIIERYVNGNLVIQILVGIVLGIIVAMISKDLAMSFSILGTLFIKALKAIAPILVFILVAAAIVKKEVGVKSNMRPIITLYFVGTFLAALVAVIASFLFPTKLVLLDIPTEQLTHPGNILDVLKTILFNIVDNPINAILTGNFIGILAWAIALGFAMHYSSSETKKLFEDASIGITKIVKFIIKLAPFGIFGLVAETFAQTGFASLIAYSQLLLVLVGSMLFVAFIINPLIVYIKIKSNPYPLVFTCIKESGITAFFTRSSAANIPINLSLCKKLNLNEDTYSISIPLGATINMAGAAVTITVLTLATVHTLGIQIDIGTALLLSVIASISACGASGVAGGSLLLIPLACSLFGISNDVALQVVAIGFVISVVQDSMETALNSSTDVIFTAACHKKDSEV, encoded by the coding sequence ATGGAAAGTAAAAATGGGATTATCGAAAGATATGTAAATGGTAATTTGGTAATACAAATATTAGTAGGTATAGTACTAGGTATTATCGTAGCAATGATTTCAAAAGATTTAGCTATGTCTTTTTCTATATTAGGAACCCTTTTTATAAAAGCATTAAAAGCAATCGCTCCTATTTTAGTTTTTATATTAGTTGCAGCTGCAATTGTAAAAAAAGAAGTTGGCGTTAAATCTAATATGAGACCAATTATAACTTTATATTTTGTTGGTACATTTTTAGCAGCATTAGTAGCAGTAATTGCAAGTTTTCTTTTTCCAACAAAACTTGTTTTATTAGATATTCCAACAGAACAATTAACTCATCCTGGAAATATTCTTGATGTTTTAAAAACAATATTATTTAATATTGTAGATAATCCAATAAATGCTATTTTAACAGGTAACTTCATCGGTATTTTAGCATGGGCTATTGCCTTAGGTTTTGCCATGCATTATAGTTCAAGTGAAACAAAAAAACTATTTGAAGATGCATCAATTGGAATTACAAAAATTGTTAAATTTATTATAAAACTAGCTCCTTTTGGTATTTTTGGACTTGTTGCTGAAACATTTGCTCAAACAGGTTTTGCATCATTGATAGCTTATTCTCAACTTCTTTTAGTTTTAGTGGGTTCTATGTTATTTGTAGCATTTATTATAAATCCACTTATTGTTTATATTAAAATCAAATCAAATCCATATCCTTTAGTTTTCACATGTATAAAAGAGAGTGGTATAACTGCATTTTTCACAAGAAGTAGCGCTGCTAATATTCCTATAAATTTAAGTTTATGCAAAAAACTTAATTTAAATGAAGATACATATTCTATTTCTATTCCTTTGGGAGCTACTATTAATATGGCAGGAGCTGCTGTTACAATTACAGTGTTAACTCTTGCAACTGTTCACACTCTTGGTATTCAAATTGATATTGGAACTGCACTTTTATTAAGTGTTATTGCTTCTATCTCTGCTTGTGGAGCATCTGGAGTTGCAGGTGGTTCTTTACTTTTAATTCCTCTAGCTTGTTCTTTATTTGGAATTTCAAATGATGTTGCTCTCCAAGTTGTTGCTATTGGATTTGTAATTAGTGTTGTTCAAGATTCTATGGAAACAGCACTTAACTCTTCAACTGATGTTATTTTTACAGCTGCTTGTCATAAAAAAGATTCAGAAGTTTAA
- a CDS encoding L-lactate MFS transporter, producing the protein MVEKNRWLMALSAVGVHICIGSVYAWSVYVKPIQEQMAWNLTDVTIAFSIAIFFLGLSAALMGKFVEKNGPRVSAIIAAVLFGLGTMGSGLAIMIESKVLLYFFYGVLGGCGLGIGYISPVSTLVKWFPDKRGMATGLAIMGFGFASAIWGPTIKILIGSVGISGTFFILGAVYFVVMFASALYLEKPHDEYLPKKFEQKIKEGKKVIKEDLAQLGLNEAVKTPRFYGLWIMLFINVTCGIAIIGVASPLLQEVLGISAIAAAAAVGLMGIFNGAGRLMWASLSDYLTRPIVYVIFFATQIVAFYMLPSIKEIVVFQVVLYFIMTCYGGGFASIPAYIGDIFGTKELGAIHGYILTAWAAAGLVGPLIISMVKDATGSYSQTLYVFAGFFVIAFVVSIAMIINIKSVQKKKVKH; encoded by the coding sequence ATGGTAGAAAAAAATAGATGGCTTATGGCTTTAAGTGCTGTTGGCGTTCATATTTGTATAGGCTCTGTATATGCATGGAGTGTATATGTAAAACCAATTCAAGAACAAATGGCTTGGAATTTAACAGACGTTACAATTGCATTTAGTATTGCAATTTTCTTTTTAGGACTAAGTGCAGCTTTAATGGGAAAATTTGTAGAAAAAAATGGTCCTAGAGTTTCAGCAATTATTGCAGCGGTATTATTTGGTTTAGGAACTATGGGTTCAGGCCTTGCAATAATGATAGAATCAAAAGTTTTATTATACTTCTTTTATGGAGTGCTAGGTGGATGTGGTCTTGGAATTGGATATATTTCTCCTGTATCTACACTTGTAAAATGGTTTCCTGATAAAAGAGGAATGGCTACAGGACTTGCAATCATGGGATTTGGTTTTGCTTCTGCTATTTGGGGACCAACTATTAAAATCTTAATAGGAAGTGTTGGAATTTCTGGAACGTTCTTCATCTTAGGTGCAGTTTATTTTGTAGTAATGTTTGCATCTGCACTTTATTTAGAAAAACCACACGATGAGTATTTACCAAAGAAATTTGAGCAAAAAATCAAAGAGGGTAAAAAAGTTATCAAAGAAGATTTAGCACAATTAGGTCTAAATGAAGCTGTTAAAACTCCAAGATTTTATGGTCTTTGGATTATGTTATTTATAAATGTAACATGTGGTATTGCAATTATTGGAGTTGCTTCTCCATTACTTCAAGAAGTTCTTGGAATCTCAGCAATCGCAGCAGCAGCAGCCGTTGGTTTGATGGGAATCTTTAATGGAGCAGGAAGACTTATGTGGGCTTCTTTAAGTGATTATTTAACAAGACCTATTGTTTATGTAATCTTTTTTGCAACACAAATAGTAGCTTTTTACATGTTACCATCAATAAAAGAAATAGTTGTATTTCAAGTAGTTTTATACTTTATTATGACTTGTTATGGAGGAGGATTTGCTTCAATTCCTGCATATATAGGAGATATATTTGGAACAAAAGAACTAGGTGCAATTCATGGTTATATCTTAACAGCATGGGCAGCAGCAGGACTTGTAGGACCACTAATTATCTCAATGGTAAAAGATGCAACAGGTTCATACTCTCAAACACTTTATGTATTTGCAGGATTCTTTGTAATTGCGTTTGTTGTTTCAATAGCAATGATTATAAATATAAAATCAGTTCAAAAGAAAAAAGTAAAACACTAA
- a CDS encoding TVP38/TMEM64 family protein, protein MKLLIKTILILVSIFTITLLLIKFTGILTVEDIKEIFTNLKSQPSYILGALIVLFLFIDLFIAVPTMTIIILAGYFIGFELALFYTTIGLLSASLTGYFLSRKYGMKVLDKLSSNEEQKQEMTDLFNKHGVLVLVLSRAVPMLPEISSCLAGACDMSLKRFLFAWFLGTIPYVCVITYAGSISNLDNPMPAIYAALGITILFWFIWMVFMKIDKRRSLKEIN, encoded by the coding sequence ATGAAACTTTTGATAAAAACTATTTTAATTTTAGTAAGTATATTTACTATTACTTTACTACTTATAAAATTTACAGGAATTCTTACAGTTGAGGATATCAAAGAGATTTTTACAAATTTGAAATCGCAACCTTCATATATATTAGGTGCGTTGATTGTACTGTTTTTATTTATTGATTTATTTATTGCCGTTCCTACTATGACTATTATCATACTTGCTGGATATTTTATAGGCTTTGAATTAGCTTTATTTTATACAACTATTGGGCTATTAAGTGCTTCTTTAACTGGATATTTTCTATCAAGAAAATATGGTATGAAAGTATTAGATAAATTATCATCAAATGAAGAACAAAAACAAGAAATGACAGATTTGTTCAATAAACATGGTGTTTTAGTCCTTGTTTTATCAAGAGCTGTTCCTATGCTTCCAGAAATTTCATCTTGCCTTGCAGGCGCTTGTGATATGTCTTTAAAACGATTTTTATTTGCATGGTTTTTAGGAACTATTCCATATGTATGTGTCATAACATATGCAGGATCTATTAGTAACTTGGACAATCCAATGCCTGCTATTTACGCAGCACTTGGAATTACTATTCTTTTTTGGTTTATTTGGATGGTTTTTATGAAAATAGATAAAAGAAGAAGCTTAAAAGAAATAAATTAA
- a CDS encoding group III truncated hemoglobin, giving the protein MQSNEITKENINKLVVTFYTKVLKDEKISPFFIEKLGADMKSEIWQKHITLLTNFWFTISFGRGEYNGSPFAPHMQISGLDRESFERWLKLFFEALDKIYVEDIALKFKERASIIASNFMRNLSI; this is encoded by the coding sequence ATGCAAAGTAATGAAATCACAAAAGAAAACATAAATAAACTTGTAGTAACTTTTTATACAAAAGTCTTAAAAGATGAAAAAATATCTCCTTTTTTTATTGAAAAATTGGGAGCAGATATGAAATCAGAGATTTGGCAAAAGCATATAACATTGCTTACAAATTTTTGGTTTACAATATCTTTCGGAAGAGGGGAATACAATGGCTCACCATTTGCTCCTCATATGCAAATATCAGGATTAGATAGAGAATCATTTGAAAGATGGTTAAAACTATTCTTTGAAGCTCTTGATAAGATTTATGTGGAAGATATTGCACTTAAATTTAAAGAAAGAGCTTCTATAATTGCTAGTAATTTTATGAGAAACTTATCTATTTAG
- a CDS encoding SDR family NAD(P)-dependent oxidoreductase: MQKKILITGCSSGLGLSLTKYYLEKKYKVYGISRKKPDIFDENFIHKSFDLSQVTKIKQELTNFIKEINNIEIVFLNAGMLGKIKILEELSIDEMKEVYDLNVYANKELLDIFMKIEVKNILFISSGASLTGYKGWGSYSLSKAGVNMLVNLYSNEMTNTKILAVAPGVIKTPMTDYIRFEIDEEIFTSAKKLNEGIVQSPEETVIKIDTLINRIDEFQSGIYVDVRKI, encoded by the coding sequence TTGCAAAAAAAAATTTTAATAACAGGTTGTAGTTCAGGTCTTGGACTATCTCTTACAAAATACTATTTAGAAAAAAAATATAAAGTTTATGGAATCAGTAGAAAAAAACCAGATATTTTTGATGAAAATTTTATTCATAAAAGTTTTGATTTATCACAAGTTACAAAAATAAAACAAGAGCTTACAAACTTCATAAAAGAGATAAACAATATTGAAATAGTATTTTTAAATGCAGGAATGCTAGGAAAAATCAAAATACTAGAAGAACTATCAATAGATGAAATGAAAGAAGTTTATGACTTAAATGTTTATGCAAACAAAGAACTCCTTGATATTTTTATGAAAATAGAAGTAAAAAATATTTTGTTCATCTCTTCAGGAGCTTCATTAACTGGATATAAAGGTTGGGGTTCATATAGTTTATCAAAAGCAGGCGTAAATATGCTTGTAAATCTGTATTCAAATGAAATGACAAACACAAAAATACTTGCTGTTGCTCCTGGAGTTATTAAAACACCAATGACAGATTATATAAGATTTGAAATAGATGAAGAGATTTTTACATCAGCTAAAAAATTAAATGAAGGGATAGTTCAAAGCCCTGAAGAAACAGTTATTAAAATAGATACTTTGATTAATAGAATTGATGAATTCCAATCAGGTATTTATGTGGATGTAAGAAAGATATAA
- a CDS encoding glutamine amidotransferase, with translation MKKLYIIKCGSTFENPNGDFEDWIIEKLEKKDLNISTIDLQKNHPLPMPRKNDAIIITGSHSMVTDEESWSLELEKWLPKIIDEQIPLLAICYGHQLLAKCLGGVSGYHENGIEIGTVDIFLEDFAKEDELFSKLPNSFKAHTVHSQTVVELPKNAIRLAFNNHDINHAYRVGSKAWGVQFHPEFDANAMNLYINEVSKKKNLEVNKLIKQSEETIAATSIIKEFERLFCI, from the coding sequence ATGAAAAAATTATATATTATAAAATGTGGTTCTACTTTTGAAAACCCAAATGGTGATTTTGAAGATTGGATTATTGAAAAACTTGAAAAAAAAGATTTAAATATCTCTACAATTGATCTTCAAAAAAATCATCCTTTACCTATGCCTAGAAAAAACGATGCTATCATCATAACAGGTTCACACAGTATGGTAACAGATGAAGAGTCTTGGAGTTTAGAGCTTGAAAAATGGCTTCCCAAAATTATAGATGAGCAAATACCTCTTCTAGCTATTTGTTATGGACATCAATTATTAGCAAAATGTTTAGGTGGAGTTTCAGGTTATCATGAAAATGGAATCGAAATAGGAACAGTTGATATATTTTTAGAAGATTTTGCAAAAGAAGATGAGCTTTTCTCAAAACTTCCAAATAGTTTTAAAGCTCACACCGTTCACTCTCAAACAGTAGTGGAACTGCCAAAAAATGCCATAAGACTGGCTTTTAATAATCATGATATAAATCATGCTTATAGGGTAGGGTCAAAAGCTTGGGGAGTGCAGTTTCATCCTGAATTTGATGCGAATGCAATGAATTTATATATAAATGAAGTCTCTAAAAAGAAAAATCTAGAAGTAAATAAACTTATAAAACAAAGTGAGGAAACCATAGCTGCCACTTCTATTATAAAAGAGTTTGAAAGATTGTTTTGTATTTAA
- the pnuC gene encoding nicotinamide riboside transporter PnuC, with protein sequence MTSWEMLAVFLSVSYILLAIKQNLWSWVAAFFSTLIYSILFFDASLLMDSALNIFYLVMAVYGWYSWKYGNIKAQNEQLKITTYGITNNFKIIGILILISIVLGYIMANYTSADFAYLDTFTTVFAVFATYMLAKKVLENWIYWVVIDTVSIYIYIQKGFYLTAVLFAIYTVLACVAYIQWKKEYKNLELKSA encoded by the coding sequence ATGACTTCTTGGGAAATGCTGGCTGTATTTTTGTCAGTTTCTTATATACTTTTAGCCATAAAACAAAATCTATGGTCTTGGGTTGCTGCATTTTTTAGTACTTTGATTTATAGCATACTTTTTTTTGATGCTTCACTTTTAATGGATAGTGCTTTAAACATCTTTTATTTAGTAATGGCTGTTTATGGTTGGTATTCTTGGAAATATGGAAATATAAAAGCTCAAAATGAACAATTAAAAATCACTACTTATGGAATAACAAACAATTTCAAAATCATTGGTATTTTGATTCTTATATCTATTGTATTGGGCTATATAATGGCAAACTATACAAGTGCTGATTTTGCATATTTAGATACTTTTACTACAGTATTTGCTGTATTTGCTACTTATATGCTTGCAAAAAAAGTTTTGGAAAATTGGATTTATTGGGTTGTTATAGATACTGTTTCTATTTATATTTATATACAAAAAGGCTTTTATTTAACAGCTGTATTATTTGCTATCTACACAGTTCTAGCTTGTGTTGCATATATCCAATGGAAAAAAGAGTATAAAAATCTTGAACTTAAATCTGCTTAA
- a CDS encoding choline/ethanolamine kinase family protein has product MNLNLLKTYNIFKEELLSLEILKNQGFNNVSYLLKTTGKSYIIRVFKSNESVNISREFEFKTQKKAHKQKIAPKAIFLNSEFMIYEYKKGIHKTKLKNSDIKNLAKQIKKLHKIKTKAKTYDFKSDLLNYKKMLKDEKSKKIISESLKSLKKLKKFKKELVLTHHDLNPKNIIFYKNKIKIIDWEYAGINDRFFDLAAICIEFKLNKKEEELFLSYYLKKIDKNKYSKLKNFKTIYKNLCDLWFEKLNYL; this is encoded by the coding sequence TTGAACTTAAATCTGCTTAAAACATATAATATTTTTAAAGAAGAATTATTAAGCCTTGAGATATTAAAAAATCAAGGCTTTAATAATGTAAGTTATCTTTTAAAAACTACAGGAAAATCATATATAATAAGAGTTTTTAAATCAAATGAAAGCGTAAATATAAGCAGAGAATTTGAATTTAAAACTCAAAAAAAAGCACATAAACAAAAGATTGCTCCTAAAGCTATTTTCTTAAATAGTGAATTTATGATTTATGAGTATAAAAAAGGTATTCATAAAACAAAACTTAAAAATTCTGATATTAAAAATCTTGCAAAACAGATAAAAAAACTTCATAAAATAAAAACAAAAGCAAAAACCTATGATTTTAAAAGTGATTTATTAAACTATAAAAAGATGTTAAAAGATGAAAAAAGTAAAAAAATCATAAGTGAATCACTTAAAAGTTTAAAAAAACTAAAAAAGTTCAAAAAAGAATTAGTTCTTACACACCATGATTTAAATCCTAAGAATATCATTTTTTATAAAAATAAAATAAAAATTATAGATTGGGAATATGCAGGAATAAATGATAGATTTTTTGATTTGGCTGCTATTTGTATTGAGTTTAAATTAAATAAAAAAGAAGAAGAATTATTCTTATCTTATTATTTAAAAAAAATAGATAAGAACAAATATTCAAAACTAAAAAACTTTAAAACAATATATAAAAACCTTTGTGATTTATGGTTTGAAAAATTAAACTATTTATAA
- a CDS encoding HD domain-containing protein, with protein MNTKRILKKEFFITLFIKQNKWHRFGILVHTLAVAFHVFKAKKYSMLSAAFLHDIGKPYVAYQTKEDKITGEYSFHNHEEASYHIIKNWKISEYTKKLVRYHYLIRGMQKAKEKNHLGRYNRMKRAFENLDENFKKELELFMHFDDLGKSCFFESNNHLN; from the coding sequence ATGAATACAAAAAGAATATTAAAAAAAGAGTTTTTCATAACTTTATTTATCAAACAAAATAAATGGCATAGATTTGGTATTTTAGTACATACCTTAGCTGTAGCTTTTCATGTTTTTAAAGCCAAAAAATACTCTATGCTAAGTGCTGCTTTTTTACATGATATTGGAAAACCCTATGTTGCTTATCAAACAAAAGAAGATAAAATCACAGGTGAATACTCTTTTCATAATCATGAAGAAGCTAGCTACCATATTATAAAAAACTGGAAAATTTCAGAATATACAAAAAAACTTGTTCGATATCATTATCTAATAAGAGGAATGCAAAAAGCAAAAGAAAAAAATCACTTAGGCAGATACAATCGTATGAAAAGAGCTTTTGAAAACCTTGATGAGAATTTTAAAAAAGAGTTAGAGCTTTTTATGCATTTTGATGATTTGGGAAAATCTTGCTTTTTTGAATCTAATAATCACTTGAATTAA
- a CDS encoding ORF6N domain-containing protein — translation MNKQKLNKLEDFYFELSDIEFENLRSKNLTANFAKVRTNPKVFTEQGIYIRIY, via the coding sequence TTGAACAAACAAAAACTTAACAAATTGGAAGATTTTTATTTTGAATTATCAGATATTGAGTTTGAGAATTTGCGGTCAAAAAATTTGACCGCAAATTTTGCTAAAGTAAGAACAAATCCAAAAGTTTTCACAGAACAAGGTATTTATATAAGAATTTACTAA